Proteins from one Leptospira meyeri genomic window:
- the asd gene encoding archaetidylserine decarboxylase (Phosphatidylserine decarboxylase is synthesized as a single chain precursor. Generation of the pyruvoyl active site from a Ser is coupled to cleavage of a Gly-Ser bond between the larger (beta) and smaller (alpha chains). It is an integral membrane protein.), with amino-acid sequence METLFQNGSTFNLILGSDILSPYFYLILIASMYLSFRLGFPQIRFLFLALKILTGNMDFKGSKGQLVHSQAFFAGIGSSLLAGSVIGTALAIAYGGIGVLFWIWVMSLFVMPIRFVSSTLAVKFRNQLPSGRYLSGPMYFIEKALRAKWLAVAFSLASLVTVLLFGGIFPYVGLTYITKEGLSLSGLSGPISISVILLFIVIGGVRRVGRAASILAPIGIILFIFGYVSLFSGGMISFFGFLSDVTKEAFSIKALQGGGAFGILRGLSVSLSTFFLSTETAVGKSSGIAGVVRTDYAAKQGLVSMLASFFEGFVMATLVGFVLYSYGAVNLETILSFPNRILEQKDTLPAILFFVSFLCFGVLSLAGWFYSGEQNAFYVFGEKFSNFFRMLFIGSTLGFAYLFVNYGIGVFIFVMHWGYIAAVITSVPLLVSLMLLGKSANLELKKYLSESGARYEIFKDIYLLFLTLLPKNLISKIFGYFSTLKLPRFMMIPILKAFAKAYKINLSEAELEIKEYASLNQFFTRALRAEARIIDSASNAVVSPTDSKITSFGNISQSTIIQAKGIDYSVKELLGSEKYYPYFTNGKYITFYLSPQDYHRIHSPFAGQILGYYYEPGKLFPVNDLAVLNIRGLFPKNERLITFLQTEYGKIAVIKVGASNVGKIRVTYDNKIVTNNWIRFAKEYHYKDVSIMIDKGSELGRFEMGSTVILVFENDTIDLTNIALGDKIQYGTTVGNFRSKTTKLPVKP; translated from the coding sequence ATGGAAACACTCTTTCAAAACGGATCTACGTTTAATCTGATTTTAGGATCAGACATTCTCAGCCCTTATTTTTATCTCATTCTGATTGCCTCTATGTATTTGAGCTTCCGATTGGGATTTCCACAAATTCGTTTTCTCTTCCTCGCTCTCAAGATCCTTACGGGCAATATGGACTTCAAAGGTTCCAAGGGACAATTGGTTCATTCACAGGCATTTTTTGCAGGGATCGGTTCTTCCTTACTGGCTGGTTCTGTGATCGGAACGGCACTGGCCATCGCTTATGGCGGAATTGGCGTTCTTTTTTGGATTTGGGTCATGAGTTTGTTTGTGATGCCCATCCGTTTTGTTTCCTCAACACTTGCAGTCAAATTCAGAAACCAACTTCCGAGCGGTCGTTATCTTTCAGGTCCAATGTATTTTATCGAAAAAGCTTTGCGTGCCAAATGGCTTGCCGTTGCTTTTTCGCTCGCAAGTTTGGTAACGGTCCTTTTGTTCGGTGGAATTTTTCCTTATGTAGGGCTCACGTATATCACCAAAGAGGGTTTGAGTTTATCCGGTTTATCGGGCCCCATATCCATTTCTGTGATTTTGCTTTTTATTGTCATTGGTGGTGTTAGGCGAGTCGGTCGTGCTGCTTCCATCCTTGCTCCAATTGGTATCATTCTCTTTATTTTTGGGTATGTATCTTTATTCTCTGGTGGAATGATTTCCTTTTTTGGATTTTTATCGGACGTTACGAAAGAAGCATTTTCTATTAAGGCCTTACAAGGTGGTGGGGCATTTGGAATTTTACGTGGCCTTTCTGTTTCCTTAAGTACTTTCTTTTTATCTACAGAAACCGCTGTCGGAAAATCTTCTGGGATTGCTGGGGTGGTTCGAACTGATTATGCCGCAAAACAAGGGTTAGTAAGTATGCTTGCATCCTTTTTTGAAGGGTTTGTTATGGCAACTCTTGTTGGTTTTGTATTGTATTCTTACGGTGCCGTCAATTTAGAAACCATTCTATCTTTTCCAAATCGAATTTTGGAACAAAAGGATACATTGCCTGCAATTTTATTTTTTGTCTCCTTCCTTTGTTTCGGAGTTCTTAGTCTTGCCGGTTGGTTTTATAGTGGAGAACAAAATGCATTTTATGTGTTTGGTGAAAAGTTTTCCAATTTTTTTAGAATGTTATTCATTGGATCAACTCTTGGTTTTGCTTATCTTTTTGTAAATTATGGAATTGGTGTATTTATATTTGTAATGCATTGGGGTTATATCGCAGCAGTGATTACCAGTGTGCCATTGTTAGTTTCACTTATGTTGCTAGGAAAATCTGCCAATTTGGAACTAAAAAAGTATCTTTCCGAATCAGGTGCTCGTTACGAAATTTTCAAAGACATTTACCTTTTGTTTTTGACCTTACTTCCTAAAAACCTGATTTCCAAAATTTTTGGATATTTTTCGACTTTAAAATTGCCAAGATTTATGATGATCCCTATTTTAAAGGCATTTGCGAAGGCTTACAAAATCAATTTAAGTGAAGCCGAACTTGAGATAAAAGAATACGCATCTCTCAATCAATTTTTTACAAGAGCCCTTCGGGCAGAAGCAAGGATCATTGATTCGGCAAGCAATGCGGTTGTATCTCCAACAGATTCCAAAATTACAAGTTTTGGTAATATCAGCCAGTCGACCATTATCCAAGCCAAAGGAATCGATTATTCCGTAAAAGAATTGTTAGGCTCTGAAAAGTATTATCCTTACTTCACAAATGGAAAATACATCACTTTTTACTTGTCCCCACAAGATTACCACCGCATCCACAGTCCATTCGCTGGTCAAATTCTTGGTTATTACTATGAGCCTGGAAAACTTTTCCCCGTGAATGATTTGGCCGTTCTGAATATCCGCGGGCTTTTTCCTAAAAACGAAAGACTTATCACCTTCTTACAAACTGAATACGGCAAAATTGCGGTCATTAAGGTCGGGGCGTCTAACGTGGGTAAGATTCGCGTGACGTATGACAATAAAATTGTAACAAACAACTGGATTCGTTTTGCAAAAGAATACCACTACAAAGATGTCTCTATTATGATCGACAAAGGGTCGGAACTGGGACGTTTTGAGATGGGGTCCACCGTTATCCTTGTTTTCGAAAATGATACCATCGACTTGACAAACATCGCCCTCGGTGACAAAATCCAATACGGAACCACTGTGGGAAATTTTCGTTCCAAAACGACAAAACTACCGGTGAAACCTTAA
- the fliN gene encoding flagellar motor switch protein FliN encodes MGEGSLSQDEIDALLQGADDTFDLSSLSGAASSSSDNLSPIDRDIISDVIGSAFQVAGNTLGTILAKNTRFMNPATESSSSADIQKELGTKSVSLFSTISGSLAGRVCLIMAQENAAKIAGVMMGGMTPPGQLDNAQLQTLKDSLSPILGTVTAQIGMKLGGTMSGSPPEIALVNSGRDLQLPDDSNLVKTSLSLNIDGVGSFKVYYVIALSMANSVLDIQKGGGQKQQQQSGGMNVNMQPNMGMGGGQGSVGIKGVNFPSLATAGGGPGQTNLNLLMDVQMALTVELGRTKMYIKDILGLGEGSIIELDKLASEPVDLLVNGKLIAKGEVVVIDENFGVRVTDIVSPTDRLKGEK; translated from the coding sequence ATGGGTGAAGGTTCACTCTCACAAGACGAGATAGACGCATTACTACAAGGTGCGGATGATACATTCGACCTCTCTTCTTTAAGTGGCGCCGCAAGTTCGTCATCGGACAACCTATCTCCAATTGACCGAGACATTATTTCTGATGTGATCGGCTCTGCATTCCAGGTGGCGGGGAACACACTTGGCACGATCTTGGCAAAAAACACTCGTTTTATGAACCCTGCCACCGAATCGAGCTCCTCTGCTGACATTCAAAAGGAACTTGGAACAAAATCCGTTAGTTTGTTTTCGACAATTAGCGGAAGTTTGGCGGGTCGTGTTTGTCTCATCATGGCCCAAGAAAATGCAGCCAAAATTGCAGGAGTGATGATGGGGGGAATGACCCCTCCGGGCCAATTAGACAACGCCCAGCTCCAAACCCTAAAAGATTCATTATCGCCGATTCTTGGAACCGTGACTGCACAAATAGGAATGAAACTTGGTGGCACCATGTCAGGTAGCCCACCGGAAATTGCCCTTGTGAATTCAGGTCGTGATTTACAACTACCAGATGACAGCAATTTGGTGAAAACTTCCCTCAGTTTGAATATTGATGGAGTTGGTTCCTTTAAAGTATACTATGTAATCGCATTGTCTATGGCAAATTCCGTTTTGGATATCCAAAAAGGTGGCGGCCAAAAACAACAACAACAGTCCGGCGGAATGAACGTCAACATGCAACCGAATATGGGTATGGGTGGTGGACAAGGATCTGTTGGAATCAAAGGTGTCAATTTCCCCTCTCTTGCTACCGCAGGTGGTGGCCCTGGACAAACAAACCTCAATCTTCTAATGGATGTGCAAATGGCACTGACAGTAGAGCTCGGAAGAACCAAAATGTACATCAAAGATATTTTGGGGTTGGGTGAAGGTTCTATCATCGAGTTGGATAAGTTAGCTAGTGAGCCAGTTGATTTACTTGTGAACGGCAAACTCATCGCAAAAGGTGAGGTTGTGGTTATCGATGAAAACTTTGGGGTTCGTGTTACCGATATTGTAAGTCCTACTGACCGACTCAAAGGCGAAAAATGA
- a CDS encoding FliO/MopB family protein — protein sequence MYFCLILVFAVSSVYSQNAETKELDQILRQELGDSKPKPADANPSNSGPKFEGSTNTANSNAGEATKGNEETNLIQERYAENSDDSPSATWILLKILFILSILVGAGYFLILQMQKTKSAKYPVKGFMKVLSSLPLSATQSVQIVEVGGRTLVLGVADGSVSLLTEVTAPDEKSQIQKMKEEADPYVPNFLETVLESLQSKAQRKIRINPSKMESLEFDGAAEIQRKAKEGLERLRKHRELLEGGES from the coding sequence ATGTACTTTTGCCTGATCCTTGTTTTTGCGGTTTCTTCTGTATATTCTCAAAATGCGGAAACCAAGGAATTGGATCAAATCCTTCGCCAAGAATTAGGTGATTCTAAACCCAAACCAGCTGATGCGAATCCCTCCAATTCCGGTCCAAAGTTTGAAGGCTCGACTAACACGGCCAATTCGAATGCTGGTGAGGCCACAAAAGGGAACGAAGAAACCAATCTTATCCAAGAAAGATATGCGGAAAACTCTGATGATTCTCCTTCCGCAACTTGGATTTTACTCAAAATTTTATTTATCTTAAGCATTCTCGTTGGTGCCGGATATTTTCTAATCCTACAAATGCAAAAAACAAAATCAGCTAAATACCCCGTAAAAGGGTTTATGAAGGTTTTATCTAGTTTGCCGCTGTCGGCCACTCAATCGGTTCAGATTGTCGAAGTGGGTGGGCGTACACTTGTGTTAGGTGTTGCCGATGGTTCGGTAAGTTTACTGACAGAAGTGACTGCCCCGGACGAAAAATCGCAAATCCAAAAAATGAAAGAGGAAGCTGATCCTTACGTTCCTAATTTTTTAGAAACTGTTCTCGAAAGTTTACAATCCAAAGCACAAAGAAAAATTCGTATCAACCCATCCAAGATGGAAAGTTTGGAATTTGACGGTGCGGCCGAAATCCAAAGAAAGGCCAAAGAAGGATTGGAGCGTCTCCGCAAACACCGTGAATTGTTAGAGGGAGGGGAGTCGTGA
- a CDS encoding DUF971 domain-containing protein — MSNSQLATFPKEISFDDDSLYIEWKDGHGSKYSLLDLRKKCPCATCRGGHGGKVGDATGHIQSIKLLSWTKVGRYAISIVWSDYHNTGIYSYDNLRAYSDGFASAFD; from the coding sequence ATGTCGAATTCGCAACTTGCTACCTTCCCTAAAGAAATTTCTTTCGATGATGATTCTTTGTACATCGAATGGAAGGATGGCCATGGGTCAAAGTATTCTCTTTTAGACCTTCGCAAAAAATGCCCCTGCGCCACTTGTCGGGGCGGGCATGGTGGGAAAGTAGGGGATGCGACGGGTCATATCCAGTCCATCAAACTCCTTTCTTGGACCAAAGTTGGTCGGTATGCGATTTCCATTGTTTGGAGTGACTACCATAACACTGGAATTTACTCATATGACAATCTTCGTGCCTATTCGGACGGATTTGCGAGCGCATTCGACTGA